The genomic region CACGGGCGATGCGAAGGACTACGTCAAGGACGGCGCCATCGAGATCGGTGGTCGGCTGCCCATCAACACGCACGGTGGCCAGCTGGGTGAGGCCTACATCCATGGCATGAACGGGATCGCCGAGGGCGTGCGCCAGCTGCGCGGCACCTCGGTCAATCCGGTACCTGACGTCGAGCACGTGCTCGTCACCGCGGGCACCGGTGTACCGACATCGGGTTTGATCCTGGGCTGACGGATGCCGTCAGGCGGGGACGAACTCCACACCGGCGAGCGCTACGGCGTCATCGCGCTCCGGCGCGGTCACCGCCGCGACGAACCCGTCGCCATCCTTCCAGATGCTGGCCTTGAGGGTCTCGCCGGGAAACACGACGCCGGCGAACCGGGCACCGTAACTGCCAAGCAGTGACGTGTCCCCGTCGAGCAGCGTGTCGACCATCGCCTTGCACGTCATCCCGTAAGTGCACAGGCCGTGCAGGATCGGCTTCGGAAAGCCGGCGGCGGCAGCGAAGTCTGGGTCGGAGTGCAACGGATTGCGGTCGCCGCACATCCGGTACAGCAGTGCCTGCTGTGGTGAAACCGGAATGGCCAGTTCATAATCGGCGGGGCGCTGCGGCGGCTCCGACGACGTGGATGGTCCCCGCTCGCCGCCGAAACCGCCCTCGCCGCGAGCGAAGATCGATCGCTTCTGCGTCCACAGCAGCGTCCCGTCCGGCGCGGTCACCGTGGTCTCCGACCAGATCACCGCGGCCTTGCCCTTGTCCCAGATGTCGGTGAAGCGCGTGACCGCCCGTCCGGTGCCAGACGGCGGAATGGGCCCGGGAACCGACACGGCTTCGCTCGCGTGCAGCACCTTGCTGAGCTCGATGTCGATGCCGGGGAACTTGACCGTCGGTGCCTCGGTCATGTGAAAACTCTGCGCGACGTTGGCGAACGTCGGGAGAACCTGCGGAGAGCCGTCGGCCAGATAGCGCAGCTCGCGCTTGTCCATGGGATCCATGCCCGCACCGAGCCCCAGGTGGTACAGCTGGATATCGCTGCTGTTCCAGGAGAATTCGGCCGCGGGAAGTTCGGCGCCGAGTGCTTCGTCGAGGTTGATCGGCATCAGTTATTCCCCGCCAAGTGCAGTGCCGCAAGATAACCGAAGGTCATCGCCGGACCGATGGTGCCGCCAGGGCCGGGGTAGGTGTGTCCCATTACCGGCGCGCTGGCGTTGCCCGCGGCGTAGAGGCCCTCGATGACCGACCCGTCGTCGCGAAGCGCGCGACCGTGCACATCGGTGACCACGCCGCCCTTGGTGCCCAGGTCGCCCGGCACCAACTTGGCCGCGTAGTACGGCGGTTGGCTGATCTCGCCGAGGTTCGGGTTCGGCTTGTTCGTCGGATCGCCGTAATAGCGGTCGTAGGCGCTCTCGCCGCGCTTGAAGTCTTCGTCGACGCCG from Mycobacterium sp. IDR2000157661 harbors:
- a CDS encoding MaoC family dehydratase, whose translation is MPINLDEALGAELPAAEFSWNSSDIQLYHLGLGAGMDPMDKRELRYLADGSPQVLPTFANVAQSFHMTEAPTVKFPGIDIELSKVLHASEAVSVPGPIPPSGTGRAVTRFTDIWDKGKAAVIWSETTVTAPDGTLLWTQKRSIFARGEGGFGGERGPSTSSEPPQRPADYELAIPVSPQQALLYRMCGDRNPLHSDPDFAAAAGFPKPILHGLCTYGMTCKAMVDTLLDGDTSLLGSYGARFAGVVFPGETLKASIWKDGDGFVAAVTAPERDDAVALAGVEFVPA